GGTACTGGGTTCGCTTCCCGCTTGCGCGACTTGGCGTTTGTTCAGCGCCAGGAAATCGGGGACGCATGCCAATGAAAGGTGTGCGAGGGGCTGACCGGGCAGGGCGTACTGAATCGCATAGGCACTCTTCGCCGTCGCACCAAGCAGGGCGTACTGGGGTGCGGGATAGCCGATCGCACGGAGGCGATTCGTGACGTGCTGAGCACGTTGGAAGGCGCGGAGCGCGGTCGGATCGGGCGTCCACTTCAGCACGAAACGCGTGCCCAGCGGATCGGCAAGGGCAAAGGCACCTTGTTCACCGGTGGGATAGCGATCGAGCAGGGTAAAGGCGGTGCGGTGCTGGTGATTGATGTGGTCAAGTATGGCTGCTGGTGTATGCATAGGAGTTAACGTACCGACTGATTCTGCGTACGGCGTGCATACCGCCACCCAACGCGTGGCGCATCAGCCGCGCCGCACCGATAGGTTGGGAACGCTTTCACGTCATGATACCACGGAAAATCGGCCCGATCTCGCTCGCCGGAACGGCGTCGGGCTGCATGCGCTGGTTGGGCGGCACCGCGCCGGAGGGCCGTGACGACCTGCCGGACGGGATGGCGTCCGCAGGCGCGGCCTGGGATGGCGTTCGGATGCGTTCCGTCGCAACGTGGTTGGACGCGACAACGGTCGCATGCGCGGCCCGCGACACCGTCCGAGGGCGTTCCCGGCGATCCCGTTCCCACCAGGACAGCGGTCGGATGCGGTGCCTGGGATGGCGTTCGCGGGCGTTCCCGGCGACGACCTGTCCAGGCAATGGATGCGTTGCCTGCGATAGCGCGCGCATGCCTGATTCGCGCGCGGTGGCGGTCAGGCCGCAGCAATCACCGGGTTGAATCGGGCGCTGGCCGCTCATCACATGGTTCGCTCGTGCCCGCCCAACGGCTTGCCCATCAGTTGCGCCGCCACTCATAGATCGGTACGGACTTCGGGTTGATTCCGCGTTTCAAAAAAGCCTCGATCTTGCGGCCGGGCAGCGGCGTCGACTGCATGGGCTTGTTCGGCGGCAATGTTGGTTATTCCACACTATTCTTTATCGGTGCGCTTACGGCATATTGAGATGATGCTTGGGCTAGTTACACTGAGCGTCTCATAATCCCAATCTCCGTACTGGCGATCAATACGGAAGCCAGTGTAGTGCACCAGTGCGGCAAGTTCTTGCGGGAAAGTATAGCGCAACGCCGTGCGTGTGATTTTCGTGTGTTCTTCTTTGCCATTATGCCATCGTTTCTGGCTTGTCACATGGAGGATTTGCGTAACATGGTCATACACTTGTATAATCGACTCGTGCACTTCGTGGCCATTGACGTCGATACAGGCAGGTCTGGCTTCTGCCTCAGTATGGGTTTCAAGGAGCGGAAAGAAACCTTCGCGAGTCTTCGTATTGGGGAAGAGGGGGTTGCGTGTCTCGAAGGCAAATAACCCCTGGTCGTGTAAGTGTATGCGCACCCGCTGTAACAGCGCCTCTTGCTCCGCATTGGTCACAAAGGCTTGAAACGCGTTGCCAGTCAGAAAGATAAAGCGAAACTGCTCGTGGAGGTCAAATGTGCGAGCGTCATCTTCCACCCAACGAACAGGCAGCCCAGCAGATTTACTCTTGGCGCACTCTATCATCCCTGGAACGATATCCATGCCAGTAGTTGGGAAGCCCAACTTTGCAATTGGGATGGTAACACGTCCGGTGCCGCAGGCAATTTCAAGCACAGAGCCTCCGGCTTCCTGGGCTAAAGTACTATAGAAAGCGACACCAGTATCGCTCGGATCTTCCTTATCGTAATTGATCGGGTCTGAAAAGGCTTCAAGATTGTTGTGGTCAAGCACTCCACGACCTCCGCAATCGTACCAATAAATAGGCGAGGGGCATGATAGCACAAGTCGTAAAGAGTTGCTGCCGAACGCCTTGGCGTTCAGCCGCCGCGAGCGCGCCGCACAAGATTCTATCAAAAAAAGGCGCGATCTTGCGCGCGAAGCGGTCGGACTGCAACGCCTTGTTCGGCCGCAGCCGATGCAATTGTTCTGTGTGACGATACTGTTCCCTGTTCTCCTTCAGGCATCTTTCAGCAACCAGACATTGATCGCCTATCCATTTGCCGCTACTCTGTATTTGTACTCCAAGAATTAACAAGGGTAAGCATTCAGGGGTTGCACGAGTACCACTGTATTGGAGTGCGGGATCGCGAGTACTCAGTCGTCCCTCTAAACCCGATTCGGTGATGCTCGATTGCATTACGACGCGCTTTCTACACCCCGTGAACGGATACTAAAAAGGAGAGTTCCATGGTGAATCGATTCATTTGGCAGCGGCTTCAGCGACTTCTTCATCAGAAGCATTGGTTTGCGCTTGTGATAAGTCTCCTGTTGATTGCTCCTTTGGGATGGCTGATTGTGTATGAACTAATCGCCGTTCTGAGCGAAGGTCATTTCGTGAACGAAGATCAAGGTGTCATAATATACTTGCTTGGGCTGCCTTTCTTTACCGCGTTGAGCTTTGTTGTACTGATAGCAGTTTATCAAGCCGTGTCTGGCTCCATAATCGTTAAGCCTACAAAAATGCGTGGCATCCTTCTCGCACCGATAATCTTATTTGGTCTAGAACGAGGAACGGTCTATGGAATAGTAGCGCCAAGACATCTTGATCGCTCAACAGGAGAATGGGGGGTAGTCATTGCGTGTATTTGGAGCATAAGCATGGTTGTAAGCGGAGCGTTGCTCAGAAGAGAACAGCATTCAATACACGAAACTGTGCATCCAAATTGAGCAGAGATTCTAATTGCGGCCGAACGGCTTGCGCTTCAGCTGCGCCGCACCGATAGATCGAGATGTCGTTCGCGCTGAGATTGGTTTCAAAAAAACGGCGATCTCGAGGCCGCGGAGCGGCGTCAACTGCAAGCGCGTGTTGGGTGGCAGCTTGCCTCAGCGCTGCTCGTGAGATTCGAACCAGTTTTTCAGTACGGCAACTTTATCGGCTCGGCCCAGCAGTTGATAGGCTTCGTACAAGAACGGCAGCGACATCACAGGTAGCTCGATATCATCGAGTGCTACCCAGACTTTGAAGCGATTCATATCCACAACTGCTTCCCATGTTCCGTCCGAGAGTCGGTGTTGCATGTCGCCAATAATCTCGACGTGAATGCCGTTGATTTCGAGCGCGCCAAAATGCGATTGTACCGTGGCGGTGCTGGCAAAACTGACTGGTCGTTTCTGATACAAATGCAAACGTGCCTCAAGCGCATAGGCATCTTTGGCCGTGGTGCGTACATCGATGTCATGAACCGCAACCGAGAGACCTTGCAGCACCAGAGCGCAACTGCCGGTGACTGCCCAAGTGATTGGTGTTCCGCGAAGTTGGTCATCTATCAGACCAAGAACGGCAAGCAGCGGTTGTGGAAGGCTCATTGTTTCGGACATCGAGATTGGTACAATCCAGCTGCGGCCAAACGCGCAGCATAGAGTGGGCTGGTTCTATCCCAAGAAATCAAAAGAGGCCGAGCGCTGATGGCTGCCACCCAACGGGTTGGCATTCAGCTGCCGCGAGCGCGCTGGGAAAGCTTTCAAAATACAAACGATCTCGCGCGCGAAGCGGTCAGCTGCAATGCCGGGTTGGACGGCAAGTTGGATACGGATTTGAAATAGAATTGAGCGTCATAGTTCTAGTCATAGCTTTATAAATACCCTTATGACGGTAAAAAGCGATATAAGACCGACTATACAATTAAGAACTAACAGACCAACATCAAATGGTGTCGCTATATAACTTGGGTCTGTTGATTGGAGGACAATGTATGCAACGACCAGTGTTATGGAGGAGCCGAATTGGATAATAGTTTTTCCCATCGCTGGTAAGCGACCCAAGAAACTCGTTGATGTTAGTCTTTCGTAATAACCATCTAGATATTCCTCCCAATAGGTAAGATGTGGTTTTATCTTTGTGTGATTATCTCTACTTTGTACTATTTCGTTTAGCCTTGGAATAATGGTTTTCCTTTAGGACTTTCGCTTCGTATTAGAGAATATTATCCATCAGTACTGTTGGTAAACGAAATACACTCCTCATCATTTGCTCTCTGGCGCTATTTGTGGTACGGTGACCGAAACACGATCATCAACAGATAGGTGGCGCCATGCTCACGAAAGAGCAATATATCGAGTTCCTGATTAGTACGCCGGTCAATTATACCTGTACGCAGCTCGCAGACCATCTTTCTGGCATTTCGCATGATAGTATTACTGACTTTCTGAAATCACAACGATTGACTGCTGATTCGGTTTGGTCGTGCGCGAAAAACCTGATTCACGATGCAGAAGAAAGCTTTCTCATTGTCGACGATAGCGTGCAAGAGAAACCGCACGCACGTGCGATTGAATTGGTCTATCCGCACTACAGTGGCAATAAACATGCGGTCATTCGTGGGATTGATATCGTCAATCTGGTACATAGCTCAGGAGATGGCGAATACTATCCAATCGACTACCGTATTTACGCACCAGAATATGAACGAGCGACGAAGAATGATCATTTTCTCGCGATGCTGAAAGACGCCTTTGAAGTACGAAAAATACGTGCAACCTATATCGCATTTGACTCGTGGTATGCCAGCGTTGCTAATCTGAAGTACATTCATCGACACGGTCGGATTTTCTATACGACCTTGAAATCGAATCGTTTGGTCAGCTTAAGCAAGGAAGAGGGATATATTCATCTCGACATGATTGAATGGACGCCTGAGCGTCTGCAAAATGGCATCGCGGTGAAACTCAAGGAAGTACCCTTTCTCGTGAAGCTCTTCAAGCTCGTCGCCAAAGACGGTGACATTGAATGGGTGATCACGAACGATCCTGCGACTGATCTAACCATAACCATCGTTCGTGGCCGGAATGATGTGCGGTGGGATGTCGAGTGCTTTCACCGCGAATTGAAACAATTGACTGGCATCGAGAAGTGCCAATGTCAGAACGAATGGTCGCAACGCAACCATATTGCCTGCTGCTACCACGCATGGCTTGCATTAAAAGTGCATGCCACAGAACTAAAGAAGACGCTCTACCGTGTGAAACATGAGCTGCTATCGAATTATTTGATAGCCGAATTGAAGCAACCACACATACGTGCACTCAGTATTGCGTAAGTGCATTTATCATTAAGCGAAAGTCCTGTCCTTATGTAAGTAGAATAGTGTATACCGAACACAGTTCGCTTAATTTGTGTAACCGTTCACGACCCCGGCCGATCCGGGTAAGTTGACAGCCGAGCGAATCACTGGCAGACTTGCGTCTATGGATGACCTGCCGCAGCGATTGGGAATCCCCGACGCCGATTGGGCGCGCACACCGACGAGCGTCCAGGCCGTGGTGCGAGCGCTCGTGCAGGTCGTGCAGGATCAGCAGCTTCAGCTTCACGCCGCGCTGGAGCAGATCGCTACGCTCCAGCAGCGTGTGGCGGACCTGGAAGCGCGCCTGAAGTCGCACTCGCAGAACTCGTCCAAGCCCCCATCCTCCGACCCACCCTCGGCTCCGCCGCGGCCAGCGCGCGTAGCACGTGGTCGGCAGACGGGTGGGCAGAAGGGCCATCCGCGCCACGAGCGACCGGACCCTGAACCCGACCACATCGATGCTGTCCGCGACCACTTCCCGGCGCAATGTCCGCAGTGCCAGACCGACCTTGCCGACCGGCAGCACGACGCCTGCGCGCCCCAGGTCCAGTTCGTTTGGGAGCTGCCAGAGATACGGCCGTTCATCACCGCCCACACCTATCACACCGTCTGTTGTCCCGACTGTGGTGACCTCGTCACGGCCGAGCGCCCGCCGGATGTGCCGCCAGGCGCCTTTGGCGCACGCGCCGCCGCTGGTGTCGCCCTCCTGCACGGCAACTATCACTTGAGCCATCGCGCGGTCACACGGCTGTTCGCCGACTTCTTCGGCTTTCCGATCAGTCTCGGCGGTGTGGTGGATCTCCAGCAGGTCGCGAGCGCAGCGCTCGCCCCGGTGTATCAGGCCATCCGGGCCGTCGTGGTGCAGCAGGACCGTGCCAACCTCGACGAGACCGGCTGGAAGGAAGGCGGCCGCCGTTGCTGGCTGTGGACGATGGTGACCGCGCGGGCGACCGCCTTCCTGATCCATTCCAGTCGTGCCGGTCCGGCGCTCCGGCAACTCATCGGGGCGGAGTTCGCGGGTATCACCACCTCGGATCGCCATCGGCCGTACTTGGCGCTCGACCCGGCCCGCCACCAACTGTGCTGGAGTCACCTCCTCCGCAACTTCCAGGCGCTGGTCGACCGCGGCGGTCGGCCGGCGATCTGGGGCGCAGACTTGCTGGCACTGAGCGCGCTCATCTTCGCGCTCTGGCATCGCTACCGCGACGGTCAGATCGACCGCGCCACACTCCAAGCAGCCATGGCGCCCATCCAAGCGAGCATGCATAGTGCTGTTGGTGGCTGGCTCGCGCCGTGCCGATGCGCCCGAAGGGCTGTGTGCCGAGTTGCTCTCCCACGAAGCGGCCCTCTGGACGTTCGTGCGGGAGGAGCGGCTCGAACCGACCAATAACGTCGCCGAACGGGCGCTGCGCAGCCCGGTGCTGTGGCGGAAGGGCTGTTTCGGCACGCAGAGCGACGCCGGTAGCCGCTTTGTGGAGCGCATCCTCAGCGTCAGCGCGACCTGCCGTCAACAGCAACGCCACCTCCTGACCTTCGTCACCGACGCTATCCGCGCCCTGTGGGCCAGCGCCCCTGCACCGACCCTCATTCCACCCCTGCCTCCCTCACCCTTGTGAACGGTTACTAATTTGTGCCCAAATCAATAGGTGAAAGGGTATTGCGAGTACCAATAAAAGACTATATGCCTGCTGTTGAACAATTATTGAGCTGGCACCTACAATGACACCGAAAGTAAGTAATGTCATTTCATAACTTTTTTCATCATACTCAAGTCTTTGTATTATACGCCCATCAACTCTTCGATATTCTTCCATAAGAGTGTCATATTCTAGTTTTAGTTGCTGATCATCAGGTGGGAGCTTGTCGTTATGGACATCAACTGGTTTTACGACAGGCTTTGAGATAGCTGTTTTTGTCATTATGCGCCTCCTACCTTGCTATAATAAATCGACATAATATAAACAGTTTTATGTATCACTCTATTTTATCATATGAAATGCTAACAAAATAAAGAACTCGTCGAGCGCTATTATGTAAGATGCTTGCCGTCCAACGCCTGGCGCATCAGCCGCGCCGCCACGTATAGATCGGGATGACGTGTGTGCCACATCGACGCTCCAAAATCGGCACGATCTCGTCGCCGGAACGGCGTCGGGCTGCATGCGCTGGTTGGGCGGCACCACGCCGGAGGGACGTGACGACCTGCCGGATGGGATGGCGCCCGCAGGCGGCGCCTGGGATGGCGTTCGGATGCGTTCCTCCTGCGCGCGG
The sequence above is drawn from the Candidatus Kouleothrix ribensis genome and encodes:
- a CDS encoding class I SAM-dependent methyltransferase, whose translation is MLDHNNLEAFSDPINYDKEDPSDTGVAFYSTLAQEAGGSVLEIACGTGRVTIPIAKLGFPTTGMDIVPGMIECAKSKSAGLPVRWVEDDARTFDLHEQFRFIFLTGNAFQAFVTNAEQEALLQRVRIHLHDQGLFAFETRNPLFPNTKTREGFFPLLETHTEAEARPACIDVNGHEVHESIIQVYDHVTQILHVTSQKRWHNGKEEHTKITRTALRYTFPQELAALVHYTGFRIDRQYGDWDYETLSVTSPSIISICRKRTDKE
- a CDS encoding IS66 family transposase → MDDLPQRLGIPDADWARTPTSVQAVVRALVQVVQDQQLQLHAALEQIATLQQRVADLEARLKSHSQNSSKPPSSDPPSAPPRPARVARGRQTGGQKGHPRHERPDPEPDHIDAVRDHFPAQCPQCQTDLADRQHDACAPQVQFVWELPEIRPFITAHTYHTVCCPDCGDLVTAERPPDVPPGAFGARAAAGVALLHGNYHLSHRAVTRLFADFFGFPISLGGVVDLQQVASAALAPVYQAIRAVVVQQDRANLDETGWKEGGRRCWLWTMVTARATAFLIHSSRAGPALRQLIGAEFAGITTSDRHRPYLALDPARHQLCWSHLLRNFQALVDRGGRPAIWGADLLALSALIFALWHRYRDGQIDRATLQAAMAPIQASMHSAVGGWLAPCRCARRAVCRVALPRSGPLDVRAGGAARTDQ
- a CDS encoding transposase, with amino-acid sequence MLTKEQYIEFLISTPVNYTCTQLADHLSGISHDSITDFLKSQRLTADSVWSCAKNLIHDAEESFLIVDDSVQEKPHARAIELVYPHYSGNKHAVIRGIDIVNLVHSSGDGEYYPIDYRIYAPEYERATKNDHFLAMLKDAFEVRKIRATYIAFDSWYASVANLKYIHRHGRIFYTTLKSNRLVSLSKEEGYIHLDMIEWTPERLQNGIAVKLKEVPFLVKLFKLVAKDGDIEWVITNDPATDLTITIVRGRNDVRWDVECFHRELKQLTGIEKCQCQNEWSQRNHIACCYHAWLALKVHATELKKTLYRVKHELLSNYLIAELKQPHIRALSIA
- a CDS encoding transposase, coding for MLSHEAALWTFVREERLEPTNNVAERALRSPVLWRKGCFGTQSDAGSRFVERILSVSATCRQQQRHLLTFVTDAIRALWASAPAPTLIPPLPPSPL